The Megalopta genalis isolate 19385.01 chromosome 12, iyMegGena1_principal, whole genome shotgun sequence genome window below encodes:
- the Ttc19 gene encoding tetratricopeptide repeat domain 19, with protein sequence MYCRKIIANALKHTQLYTRSTLIVTNMYQLNRWKNALIVYLPQISDIRRLYNPKFHERRKSNLSQTMFISISSSFLFTLFGSEDKEKDDEAELIMTIKRSILAIQKGEYKKAEQMLHIALRQAQTLQHYNGITYVYDVMANLAMNVSDYKKAEKLFVSVLQRLLSKGVAQDDLAVIHISLKIADMYGKMGETEKAENGFLFCLQHLKNHMAKDPKNPNILQLLGLASEWYGSFLYAQSKYVDALVYLSEAYNIAVKILDKEDEQIVVLLNNLGIVNCMIKEYEQAIKYLTEAIEIGKKLPEMLDIGSIYVNLGNVYLEKGLYEEAKKSCKEGKRLAKEQNHKNSVDVAEECLERIKNMMV encoded by the exons ATGTATTGTCGGAAGATAATTGCAAATGCACTTAAGCATACTCAATTATATACAAGGTCTACTTTAATTGTTACAAATATGTATCAGTTAAATCGTTGGAAAAATGCATTAATAGTGTATCTACCACAAATTTCTGACATAAGAAGGCTTTATAACCCTAAGTTTCATGAACGAAGAAAATCAAATCTCTCTCAAACGATGTTTATTTCAATCTCAAGTAGTTTTTTATTTACTCTGTTTGGTTCTGAAGATAAAGAGAAAGATGATGAGGCAGAATTAATAATGACAATTAAACGATCAATTTTAGCGATTCAG AAGGGAGAATATAAAAAAGCAGAACAAATGTTACATATTGCTTTGCGACAAGCTCAGACTTTACAACATTATAATGGTATAACATATGTTTATGATGTAATGGCTAATCTTGCAATGAATGTAAGTGACTATAAGAAAGCAGAGAAACTGTTTGTATCAGTTCTGCAAAGATTATTGTCAAAAGGAGTAGCTCAAGATGATTTGGCAGTTATTCATATTAGTTTAAAAATTGCTGACATGTATGGCAAAATGGGAGAAACAGA GAAGGCTGAAAATGGTTTCCTGTTTTGCTTacaacatttaaaaaatcacaTGGCTAAGGATCCCAAGAATCCAAATATTTTACAATtactaggtttagcttcagaatggTATGGCAGTTTTCTTTATGCACAATCTAAATATGTTGATGCTCTTGTGTACTTATCTGAAGCATACAACATAGCTGTAAAAATTCTTGATAAAGAAGATGAACAAATCGTTGTGCTGCTAAATAATTTAGGAATTGTAAATTGTATGATAAAGGAATATGAGCAAGCCATTAAATATTTAACTGAAGCTATAGAAATAG GGAAAAAATTGCCTGAAATGCTTGATATAGGTTCTATTTATGTTAATTTGGGAAATGTATACCTTGAAAAAGGATTATATGAGGAAGCTAAAAAGAGTTGTAAGGAAGGAAAACGTTTAGCGAAAGAACAAAATCATAAGAATTCTGTAGATGTGGCTGAAGAATGTCTTGAAAGGATAAAAAATATGATGGTTtag
- the Catsup gene encoding zinc transporter catecholamines up codes for MVTINVNQQSCANKWISKIMFTIFLLLILLNLPALCQAHSHSELPSFKYTKEANQEYLKSEHSSHDHETQEKREHGHHAHKHQHKPMLPDNSEDYVFVKAITSTLIISVAPFFILFFVPLDNTKEHEPLLKILLSFASGGLLGDAFLHLIPHALVPHSHDEEEHDHVNNMSVGLCILLGIIMFLVVEKVIRLIKTDHTHVHVHSIPENMQKEKKDDSNSKKNTVTSDLVSKKSENHPENEIKIAGCLNLVADFLHNFTDGLAIGASYLAGSSIGFVTTFTILLHEIPHEIGDFAILIQSGYSKRKAMMLQLSTAVGALLGTCVSLLAEGMGDFATMWILPFTAGGFIYIATVSVIPELLTDTKFGQSVKEIIALLLGVYMMVLIAEYE; via the exons ATGGTCACGATAAACGTTAATCAACAAAGTTGTGCAAATAAATGGATTTCAAAAATTATGTTTACAATATTTCTATTGTTGATACTTTTAAACTTGCCTGCTCTTTGTCAAGCCCACAGTCATAGTGAATTACCAAGTTTTAAATACACCAAAGAGGCTAATCAAGAATATCTAAAAAGTGAACATTCCTCACACGATCATGAAACTCAGGAAAAACGCGAGCATGGTCATCATGCACATAAGCATCAACATAAGCCAATGTTGCCTGACAATTCAGAGGATTATGTATTTGTGAAAGCAATTACATCCACCTTAATCATTTCAGTGGCTccattctttattttattttttgttccATTGGACAATACAAAAGAACATGAGCCGctactaaaaatattattaagttTTGCTTCTGGTGGACTATTAGGAGATGCATTTCTACATTTAATACCTCATGCTTTGGTGCCTCATAGCCATGATGAGGAAGAACATGATCATGTTAATAATATGTCTGTTggtttatgtatattattaggtattattaTGTTTCTGGTTGTGGAAAAAGTAATAAGACTTATCAAAACTGACCATACTCATGTACATGTACATAGCATCCCAGAAAATATgcagaaagaaaagaaagatgATAGCAACTCAAAGAAAAATACAGTTACATCTGATCTAGTTTCTAAGAAATCTGAAAATCATCCtgagaatgaaataaaaattgctggATGTTTAAACCTAGTAGCAGATTTTTTACACAACTTTACAGATGGCCTCGCTATAGGAGCTAGTTACTTAGCTGGTAGCAGTATTGGCTTTGTTACCACTTTCACGATTTTATTACATGAAATACCTCATGAAATAGGAGATTTTGCTATTTTAATACAAAGTGGTTACAGTAAAAGAAAA GCTATGATGCTTCAGCTTAGTACTGCAGTAGGTGCTCTATTAGGAACTTGTGTATCATTGCTTGCAGAAGGCATGG GTGATTTTGCAACTATGTGGATTCTTCCATTCACAGCAGGTggatttatttatatcgcaacagTATCTGTAATTCCAGAACTTTTAACTGATACTAAATTTGGGCAATCTGTAAAAGAAATCATTGCGCTTCTCTTAGGTGTATATATGATGGTACTTATAGCAGAATATGAGTAG
- the neb gene encoding kinesin family member nebbish, whose product MAHNNTSKTVRHGFCDAIFSSAPINFDKENTNSLNKMEKTCSEICDTPCKGIQNQRENKCLKLEKHKIFFNNELVENTKLINTPSSSNLTHSKTINTFQRKQVLFPENILSNNQCKITNVPSITSLSDKTPTVHFCTPKQYKARTAAINTKINIPPVNKTPVKRYFSDDILSEATPDCFSIVQVETPCAKSNEVCIEDQTVFEGENSNLIVGIRIRPLNAKELSDSKIASVMNVNGQNITVNCESIQHTFTYDHCFISYEDPNRTGHASQETVFTNMVLPLIQNAFEGYNVCLFAYGQTGSGKSYSMMGQESPQANATVLDKATGIIPRFCQEIFSRIPININTTTTVEISYFEIYNEKIHDLLTNVNNGVKRAPLKVREHPVYGPYIVDLSQHCVQNYQDLQTWIKVGNSQRATAATGMNEKSSRSHSIFSIILTQTQVSSQLNKEHIDPSRRSKINLVDLAGSERLSQTCASGERLKEGVSINKSLLTLGKVIASLAENTNNRKRGFVPYRESVLTWLLKESLGGNSRTAMLGTVSPVNIHVEETLATLRYACQARAIVNRIRINEDPHEKLIRELKAEVQRLRGVREGYEKQLGICPRRLLDSIELNSNNNDEVKQKQQEIDKLKGQLKKTEEQLMTTQMTWSKKLQETEQRKNSELKYLRRCGIAIEIDFQEKDKQPCLINLAADPMLSGTLLYLIPPGLVRIGKNSRADGSPKNLDIVLDGPLVKPLHCSIQNSNGKLLLCTEMDGDTYVNGQIVTGKVMLKHGDRLVIGGNHYFKVSNPHDAHSNIQISALAVDYEFAYQEILKVQEEKLRAELEESKQKAIKELEYAKREVELQLGSQKQSYERKIEMLDSTVEEQKLALQQIHKKKKELELEKELLANEVEISNRLKLIQSEQKKVTVAPYKSNFLEELENILSEKTADAEYALKMTASTEAINGGGITLHEMQLLVREATERCKEVGLNYEFDQQQVIVNKSLRPVIRIRNKDCMKETLWEPMKFLDWVHRLRDYDIEDSIKELCTTLDGTWEQYENTETFEDSLNSSRISINMTPVKKHLNESLQQFSMDTTVIGAIVDNQTLDDTKEQESIDGCLVQMELAAKSLRRLCAKNYENQMVAESLDIIQSNIDTLRKVLEPQVIYEHTKESTNYRQNCDSPVLLEKSHNLNVTPFQDSHKDYTKSVDSSTRSTLLNNNRVFDKIIQENVKFDDKLTKELN is encoded by the exons ATGGCACATAATAATACCTCGAAAACTGTGAGGCATGGATTTTGCGATGCCATTTTCTCGAGTGCGCCAATTAATTTTGACAAGGAAAATACAAATTCTTTGAACAAAAT GGAGAAGACGTGTTCTGAAATATGTGACACACCTTGTAAAGGAATCCAAAATCAACGTGAAAATAAATGTCTGAAACTTGAgaaacataaaatattttttaataatgagtTAGTGGAGAATACGAAATTAATAAACACACCTTCTAGTTCAAATCTCACTCATTCAAAGACTATAAATACATTTCAAAGGAAACAAGTCTTATTTCCAGAAAATATTTTATCCAATAACCAATGTAAAATTACAAATGTGCCATCAATAACTTCTCTAAGTGACAAGACACCGACAGTGCATTTCTGTACTCCTAAGCAATATAAAGCACGCACTGCTGCaattaatacaaaaataaatattccacCTGTGAACAAGACACCTGTAAAACGTTATTTCAGTGATGATATTTTATCTGAAGCAACACCTGACTGTTTTAGTATAGTCCAGGTGGAAACACCATGTGCTAAATCAAATGAAGTTTGTATAGAAGACCAAACAGTATTCGAAGGAGAAAATAGTAACTTGATTGTGGGTATACGTATTAGACCATTAAATGCAAA aGAACTAAGTGACTCAAAAATTGCATCAGTTATGAATGTGAATGGCCAGAATATCACTGTCAATTGTGAATCCATTCAGCACACTTTCACGTATGATCACTGTTTTATATCATACGAAGATCCAAACAGGACTGGTCATGCTAGTCAAGAAACTGTGTTCACAAATATGGTTCTACCATTAATACAGAATGCTTTTGAGGGATAtaatgtttgtttgtttgcttatGGACAAACAGGGTCTGGTAAAAGTTATAGTATGATGGGTCAAGAATCTCCTCAAGCAAATGCAACAGTGCTTGACAAAGCAACTGGTATTATTCCAAGATTCTGTCAAGAAATATTCTCCAGGATacctataaatataaataccacAACGACGGTAGAAATTAGTTATTTTGAAATTTATAACGAGAAGATACACGATCTTTTGACGAACGTTAATAATGGAGTGAAAAGAGCTCCCCTCAAAGTTCGAGAACATCCAGTTTATGGTCCATATATTGTTGATTTGAGTCAGCATTGTGTACAAAATTATCAAGACTTGCAG ACTTGGATTAAAGTGGGCAATTCTCAACGAGCTACAGCAGCAACAGGAATGAATGAGAAGAGCTCAAGATCGCATAGTatatttagtattatattaacGCAAACACAAGTCAGTAGTCAATTAAATAAGGAACACATTGATCCTAGCCGTCGCAGTAAAATTAATTTAGTGGATTTGGCAGGCAGTGAGAGACTGAGTCAAACTTGTGCCAGTGGCGAAAGACTGAAG GAAGGTGTGTCCATTAACAAGTCGCTGCTTACCTTGGGGAAAGTAATCGCATCTCTTGCTGAAAACACGAATAATCGCAAGCGAGGTTTCGTTCCATACAGAGAGTCGGTACTCACATGGCTGCTGAAG GAGAGCCTCGGCGGAAACTCGAGGACGGCTATGCTGGGAACAGTGTCACCGGTTAATATTCACGTGGAAGAAACATTGGCAACCCTTCGCTATGCTTGTCAGGCACGAGCCATTGTCAATCGAATACGAATCAATGAGGATCCACATGAAAAATTAATACG CGAGCTGAAAGCGGAAGTACAACGATTGCGCGGCGTTCGCGAAGGATATGAAAAGCAACTAGGAATTTGTCCCCGAAGACTTCTTGATTCCATTGAACTCAACAGCAATAATAATGACGAGGTCAAGCAGAAGCAACAAGAGATCGATAAATTGAAGGGCCAGCTAAAAAAAACCGAGGAACAACTTATGACCACTCAAAT GACGTGGTCAAAAAAGCTGCAGGAGACGGAGCAGAGGAAAAATTCTGAATTAAAGTATTTACGTCGCTGTGGGATCGCCATCGAGATCGATTTTCAAGAAAAGGACAAACAGCCTTGTTTGATCAATCTTGCAGCTGATCCTATGTTGTCTGGTACGCTCTTGTACCTAATTCCTCCTGGATTGGTTCGCATCGGCAAAAATTCTAGAGCCGATGGGTCCCCCAAAAATTTGGATATCGTGTTGGATGGGCCCTTGGTTAAGCCTCTGCACTG CTCCATTCAGAACAGTAACGGGAAACTTCTactgtgcacagaaatggatgGGGACACCTATGTCAATGGACAG ATTGTAACTGGCAAAGTAATGCTCAAACATGGTGATCGTTTGGTCATAGGCGGCAATCATTACTTCAAAGTCTCAAATCCTCATGATGCACATAGCAACATTCAAATCTCCGCTCTAGCCGTAGACTATGAATTTGCATACCAAGAAATTCTTAAAGTGCAAGAGGAAAA ATTAAGAGCTGAACTTGAGGAAAGCAAACAAAAAGCTATCAAGGAATTAGAGTATGCTAAACGTGAAGTCGAATTACAATTAGGATCGCAAAAACAATCTTATGAACGCAAGATTGAAATGCTTGATTCTACGGTTGAAGAACAAAAGCTAGCATTACAACAGATTCATAAGAAAAAGAAGGAACTGGAACTAGAGAAAGAGTTGCTTGCAAACGAAGTTGAAATAAGTAATAGATTAAAACTGATACAATCTGAGCAAAAGAAAGTTACTGTTGCGCCATATAAGTCCAATTTTTTGGAAGAATTGGAGAATATATTGAGCGAGAAAACAGCAGATGCAGAGTACGCTCTTAAGATGACAGCGAGTACCGAAGCTATCAATGGTGGTGGTATAACTCTCCACGAAATGCAGCTACTGGTGAGAGAAGCTACCGAGCGATGTAAAGAAGTCGGACTAAATTAC GAATTCGATCAACAACAAGTAATTGTAAATAAGAGTCTCAGACCAGTGATTCGTATACGTAACAAAGACTGCATGAAAGAAACGCTATGGGAGccaatgaaatttttagattGGGTTCATCGATTGCGAGATTACGATATAGAGGACTCCATCAAAGAATTGTGCACAACATTGGATGGGACTTGGGAACAGTACGAGAATACAGAAACTTTTGAAGATTCCTTGAACAGTAGTCGAATATCTATTAACATGACACCTGTGAAAAAACACTTGAATGAAAGCTTGCAGCAATTTTCTATGGACACAACAGTAATCGGTGCTATAGTCGACAATCAGACGTTAGACGATACTAAAGAACAGGAGAGTATAGACGGCTGTCTTGTACAAATGGAGCTTGCTGCAAAATCTTTACGAAGATTATGCGCGAAAAATTACGAAAATCAAATGGTTGCGGAATCTCTTGACATTATACAGAGTAATATTGACACTTTGCGTAAAGTATTAGAACCCCAAGTTATATATGAACATACAAAGGAAAGTACAAATTACAGACAAAATTGTGATAGTCCTGTACTACTTGAAAAGTCCCATAATTTAAATGTGACTCCTTTTCAAGATTCTCATAAGGATTACACTAAGTCTGTTGATTCTTCAACACGGTCTACTTTACTCAATAATAATAGAGTGTTCGATAAAATAATCCAAGAAAATGTGAAATTCGATGATAAATTAACAAAAGAACTAAACTAG
- the LOC117220277 gene encoding uncharacterized protein LOC117220277, which translates to MDLVYVPEVLNYGFLRSQPYRDYEQPWNTNYFNNGRSSQNHCQRLPQQQHHEQKQLSKESCHLCRESKRRSLAAYIRGKSRRGSCQEIHEEEEEQDVREETENTGQQLKAGKGVSKTPNESKETKETQS; encoded by the exons ATGGATTTAGTCTATGTCCCGGAGGTCCTAAACTACGGGTTCCTCAGGAGCCAGCCGTACAGGGACTACGAGCAACCATGGAACACAAACTACTTTAACAATG GGCGATCGTCGCAGAATCATTGTCAGCGATTGCCGCAGCAGCAACATCACGAGCAGAAGCAACTGTCGAAAGAGAGCTGCCATTTATGCCGAGAGAGCAAAAGAAGAAGTCTCGCGGCTTACATAAGAGGCAAATCGCGGCGGGGCTCTTGCCAAGAAATCCACGAGGAAGAAGAAGAGCAGGATGTTAGGGAGGAGACTGAAAATACTGGTCAACAGTTGAAAGCGGGAAAAGGAGTCTCAAAAACACCCAATGAATCGAAAGAGACCAAGGAGACGCAATCATAG
- the Pyroxd1 gene encoding pyridine nucleotide-disulfide oxidoreductase domain 1, translated as MMGEREINCTFLIIGGGIAGVSCAEGIGFLSPKEDTVLITASPLIKAVTNVVPLGKTLMQFNVEEKDATSLTKANDSIQIIHDFAVKVNTINKCVLTKNGRIITYKKLCLCNGARPRLIAQNNDFILGIRDTESVVQFSQRIKNSRKIVIVGNGGIATEIAHEIDDIEIIWVIKDKHISATFVDPGAAEFFMDKVHRTNADSNIRASTITKTMRYTISDTKLVKDGPALGPNWHNNIEIKGTAFKSAKIQVEYECEIVKILNDSEKKEFDPSEEWPVYVELTNGKIIGCDFIVSATGVIPNSNIEGLEGLKKGDDGGILVDWKLETSEQHIYAAGDVCSADWELAKHWFQMRLWTQALQMGRYAAKSMVSALKNEDFLQDFCFELFTHVTKFFGYKVVLLGLYNGQKLNNKYEILLRMTKGNEYIKLILENGKMQGAVLIGDTDLEEMCENLILNQLDISSYGEDLLNPDIDIEDYFD; from the coding sequence ATGATGGGTGAAAGAGaaataaattgtacatttttaatAATAGGAGGAGGTATTGCTGGGGTTTCTTGTGCTGAAGGTATAGGCTTTCTTTCTCCCAAGGAAGATACTGTTTTAATTACAGCTAGCCCTTTGATAAAAGCAGTTACAAATGTAGTCCCTCTTGGTAAAACACTAATGCAATTTAATGTGGAAGAAAAGGACGCAACATCTCTAACAAAAGCAAATGATTCAATACAAattattcatgattttgctgtaaaagttaatacaataaataaatgtgtGCTCACAAAAAATGGGAGAATCATAACTTACAAAAAGCTATGCCTTTGCAACGGTGCTAGACCAAGACTTATAGCACAGAATAACGATTTTATTTTAGGAATTCGGGATACTGAATCAGttgttcaattttctcaaagaaTTAAGAATTCACGAAAAATAGTAATAGTCGGAAATGGTGGTATTGCCACTGAGATTGCACATGAGATTGATGATATTGAAATAATATGGGTAATCAAAGATAAGCATATTTCTGCAACATTTGTTGATCCTGGAGCTGCGGAATTTTTCATGGATAAAGTGCACAGAACGAATGCAGATTCAAACATTCGGGCGAGCACTATAACTAAGACAATGAGATACACAATATCTGATACAAAACTTGTAAAAGATGGACCAGCTTTAGGACCAAACTGgcataataatattgaaataaaaggTACTGCCTTCAAATCTGCAAAAATACAAGTTGAATACGAATGTGAAATAGTAAAAATTCTTAATGACTCGGAGAAAAAAGAATTTGATCCTTCAGAGGAGTGGCCTGTGTATGTTGAattaacaaatggaaaaattatTGGGTGTGATTTTATTGTGTCAGCGACAGGTGTAATACCAAACTCCAATATAGAGGGTTTAGAGGGACTCAAGAAAGGAGATGATGGAGGAATATTAGTAGATTGGAAACTAGAAACCTCAGAGCAACATATATATGCTGCAGGAGATGTATGCAGTGCAGACTGGGAATTAGCAAAGCATTGGTTCCAGATGAGACTGTGGACGCAGGCTCTTCAAATGGGACGTTATGCAGCAAAATCTATGGTTTCTGCTTTGAAAAATGAAGATTTTTTGCAAGATTTTTGTTTTGAACTTTTCACTCATGTAACAAAATTTTTTGGCTACAAAGTTGTTTTGCTTGGTCTGTATAATGGTCAAAAACTAAACAATAAGTACGAAATTCTATTGCGTATGACTAAAGGGAATGAATACATAAAACTAATACTAGAAAATGGCAAAATGCAAGGAGCAGTGTTGATTGGAGACACTGACTTGGAAGAAATGTGTGAGAACTTAATATTAAATCAATTGGATATAAGTAGTTATGGCGAAGACTTATTAAATCCTGATATTGATATCGAAGATTATTTCGATTAA